The Coriobacteriia bacterium region CGATCGTCTCGAGATCGAGAACCCTGGCATCCTTGTGCCGGGGCTCACGCTCCGCGATGTGCTCGGCGGCGTGTCCAAGCTGCGGAACCGGGTGATCGCGCGCGTGTTCCACGAACTCGGCCTGATAGAGCAGTGGGGTAGCGGGATCACGCGCATGCGCGAGGCGTGTCGTGCGGCCGGGCTTGCCGAGCCGCTGTTCGAGGAAGTGGGCATGCGGTTCCGCGTGACGCTCTTCTCCGCGCGGCGGGCGACGCCGGCTGCTGATCCCGTGGACGCCTCGGCCCTCGAGGCCCTCAGGGCGGCTGACGGCCTCACCACGAACCAGGTCGCTGCGGCGATCGGTCGCACGCCCCGGGCTACCCGCGCCCGGCTGATCAAGCTGATCGAGCAGGGCCTGGTGGTGGAGATCGGCAGCGGCCCGAATGATCCGCATCGGCGATACCACGTGGCAGAAGACCCTGCGCGCTGGGGGTAGCGGGCCACCTCGGCACCTCTGACGGGTACGTTCTCCTGAGGAGGTTGTACGCATGACGCTTCGGCTGAGAACGAGCCTGACCCACCCGTGGATCATCACGCACGGTGAGGCCGACGCGGTCCAGCACCGGTTGGCCAGCGTGGTGGAGTTGCGCGCGATGCCTGTGGACGGCCGCGGCAGCCCGAAGATCGCCGCCGGCGTGGACGTGGCGTACACAAAAGACGGCACGCACGCGTGGGCTGCCGCCGTGGCGATGGACCGCGAGTTCCACGTACTCGCTTCGGCCGTGATCGAGGGCGATCCGGACATCCCGTACAAGCGCGGCTACCTGGCGTTTCGCGAGGGCCGGCTCACCATGGAGGCGCTCATGAGCCTCGGCGTGGAGCCTGACCTCGTGTTCTGCGACGGCCACGGCGTGGTTCACGAGCGCGGCTGCGGCCTCGCGTCGCACGTTGGCGTGCTGCTCGGCGTGCCCACCATCGGCGTGCCGAAGACGCCGTTTCATGCGGTGGACCACCCTCCCGGCCCGCATCGGGGCGACTACTACGTGCTCACCAAGGAGTGGGGCGCGCAGGGCGCGTCGGTGCGGCTCAAGGCTGGCTCCAAGCAGGTTTACGTCTCGCCGGGGCATCTCACCGACCTCGACAGCGCGCTCGCGCTCGCCATGGCGTGGTCGAGCGGGCGCCACCGCGTGCCCGACCCGCTTTCGGCGGCGCACACGCTGTCCGTCAAGACGCGCGGGGCGGGCTAAGGTTCGGCTGCGTTCCGGTTCACGAGCGGTTGATACCCCGGCGGTACGCTCCTTCGGTCCACCCCGACAGGAGCTTCCCATGCCCACGGAACTGCTCGAGACGCCCGACGATGATCGCGCGCTTTTCGGCGATGTGAGTGGTCTGATCGAGGCCGCACGCACGCGCGCTGCGGTGGCCGTGAACAGCGAGCTCGTGATGCTGTACTGGAGCATCGGCAAGCGCATCCGGGAGGATGTGCTCGGTGGTGAGCGGGCGGCGTACGGGCAGGCGGTGGTGAAGCGGTTGGCCGAGCGTCTGACCGAGAGGTATGGACGAGCCTACAGCAGGCGCAACCTTCTACGCATGATGCAGTTCGCTGGTTCGTGGTCGGACGCACGAATTGTGTCGCCACTGGCGACACAATTGACCTGGTCCAACATCTGCGAGGTCATGAACATCTCTGACCAGCGCAAACGAGACTTCTACCTCACGTTCGCTGCGCACGAGAGCGCGCGATCCTCGATGAGATGTGGCGCTTCATCATCGAGCTTGGCGGCGGGTTCGCCTTCGTGGCGCGGCAGAAGCGCATCACGGTCGACGGCGACGACTACTACCTCGACCTGCTCTTCTACCACCTCGGCATGCGCTGCTTCGTGGCCGTGGAGCTCAAGTCGCGCAAGCTACAGCCCGCCGACTACGGTCAGATGCTGCTCTACCTGCGCTGGCTCGACGCCAACGAGCGAGGGCCCGCCGATGAAGCGCCGGTCGGGCTGATTCTCTGCACCGACAAGGGGCTGCAACAGACGAAGCTTCTCGGCTTGGACGACGGAGAGATCCGCGCGGCGCGCTACATCACCGGGCCGCTCCGTGAGCAGATGCAGCGCCGGCTGAGGGAGGCGGTTGACGCACTCGAGGAGGGGTTGCCGTGATGGGTTATGCTCCTGGTATGAAGACCGCCATCTCGATACCGGACGACCTCTTCGTGGCCGCCGATGCGCTCGCGCGCGAGCTCGGCCAGTCGCGCAGCCGTCTGTACTCTCAGGCGATGCGCGAGTACCTTGCTCGGCACTCGGCTGACAGCGTGACCGAGGCGCTCGACAGGGTGTGCGCGGAGATACCAGCGGCCGATGCGGATCTCGCCCGCGCTGCCGCGCGACGGACCCTCGAGCAGGTCGAGTGGTGATCGCACAGGGCGAGATCTGGTGGGCCGATCTCGGCGAGCCGTCGGGATCCGCGCCTGGCTACCGTCGGCCCGTGGTCGTGGTTCAGGGCGACTCATTCAATCGGAGCCGCATCTCGACCGTTGTGTGCGTGCCACTCACGAGCAACCTGCGATGGGGCGACGCACCCGGTAACGTCGTCCTCGATGCTGCCACGACCGGCCTGCCCAAGGACTCGGTCGCCAACATCACGCAGCTGGTGACACTCGATCGCGGCATGCTCGCGGACCGTGTCGGCAGCTTCCCGCCGCACAAGCTCGACCTCGTGCTGTACGGCATCGACATCGTCCTCGGCCGCTGACGAACGCCCCCGGCGCACTGTGCGGCCACGAGCGTCCCATGAATACCCGTCCGGCACGCGGGCCGATTCGGGCGCATACTCGAAGGGAGATTACCCTTGGAGGTGTGCGCCATGGACGGCGAAGCGATCATCGCGATCATCAGTGAACACGGACCGGCTCCGGCGAGCGCGATCGTCGGGTTCCTGGCGGCCGAAGGGGTAGAGGCAACGACTGCTGCGACCACCGCAGCGTTGCGCAGGCTGGAGACGCAGGGCAAGGTCGCGTGCACGCCGCGAGACAACTGGCGGCTGGCCGGCGCACTCGCGCCGGAGCGCACCGCCAAGGCGCGTGCAGCACGCGTGTCTGCTGCCTCGGGCAGCCGCGTGAAGGCGCTCATCTACTGCCCGGAGATGATTCGCGACGTACCGCGCCTCACGCGCAACACCGTGCTGCACTTCTCGGCGCTCGACACTGGCGGCTTTCGGCTGCGCGACTACGCGGATGGTCATCGCGTCGAGATCAAGGAAGTCGCCGGCATCACCAAGACCGTCTTCCTCGAGGCGGCCTATAGCTGGACGCAGTTCGAGTTTGACGCTGACGACTCGGCCACGCCGGTCACCGACACCGAGTACTGGACGCGGCGTATCACCGCGATGAACGCCTCGCACGCCGAAATGCTCGCCGCGGGCGAGCGGACGATGGGTGCGACTGCAGGCTGAGGACTTCCCGGCGGCACGCACAACAACTATCATAAGGTCGGCAGGCGGAATGGGGATTCCGAGTGCCGTTGGGGTGCGGCGCGGGGGCGCCGAATGCACGACCGGGGGACGGGGGATCGATGTCCGCAGCCGACGGGATCCGCGTCGTCGACGTCGACGCACAAACGACCGACACATTCCTGGAGTACGCGCGCACCTTCGGCCCCGTGCATGACGATTCGTACGTCTCTTCTGAGGACCTCGCCTCGTTCAACATCGCGCACGAGCCCGCCTTGTTGGCGCTTGATGCCAGCGGCGCACCGCTGGGCGCCGTCTCCCTGTTGCTCAACGGGTTCGCCACCGAGCATCTCGCGCGATTCCGGATTCTCCACGCGACCGATCCCGCAGCCTATCCGCTCCTGCTCGATGCCATACTGCTTCGCGTCCCGGAGGGCATCGAGCGCGTCTACCTGTTTCTGCCGGAGCATCCGGGCGACGTGCTCGAGAGCCTCACTGCGGCGGGCTTCGGGCAGTGCCGACGGGCGTACATCATGCTGAACGCGAGCCCGGCGAGCATGGCAGAACTCGACTTGCCGGGTGAGACGACGTTCGAGCAGGCGCAGCCCATCGTTGCCAAAGACTGGGCGAACATCATCAACACTGCGTTCCACGGCCATCCGGGGCACTTCAACATGACCGCCGAGCAGGCTGACGAGATGCTGTCGCAGAGCCGGGTCATCCGCGCAGGCACGCTCATGGCGCATCGCGGGGGCAGGCCGGCGGGCCTGGTGCTCACGCTGGCCGACGAGCACAGCCCGTACTCTGCAACGGTCGAGACGCTCGCGGTCATGCCGGCCGACCAGCACATCGGCATGGGCCGTGCGCTGCTGCGCGCCGCGCTGCGGGCTGCCGGGCGCGACGGACGTTCGTCGGTGAGCCTCTCGGTGAGCACCTTCAGCAAGCGCGCGATGGCGATGTACCTGGACGCTGGCTTCAACGTGCACGACGTCCGGGTGTGCTGGGAGAAGCGCCTCGCGTAAGGCGGCGGCGCGGTCTCAGGTGACCGGCGCGCCGAGGAGCGTCCGGATCTCGCCGATAACACTCGCGCGTTCCTCGCCCTGGAACTCATCTATGCGCTTGAGCGTGATGAGCACGCTCCGGTACGTGTCCTTGCGCGCACGGCTGGCGAATCGGCCCGGCTCGGGCGGAAGGAAGATCGCGAGGTCCTCGGAGAGCTTGATTCGGGCCGCCACAGCGCGTGCCTTCTCGAGGTCGACCCCGGTGGGCTCTTCCCATGCCGAGAGGGTGTGCATCACGTAGGCGATCGCGAACGCCCCCGCGGCGTTTCCGGACTGCTGGAGGCCGAGCATGCCGCCCGCCATCATTCTGTTCATCTGCGAATCGCGGCTCATCTCGGCGGCTCCCATCCTTCGGTGCGCCTGAGCGCGTGTCCCTGCCACAGGTAGAGCGAAGCGCACGTGCGGTACGGCGCCCATGCCTCGCCCACGCGTGCGATGGCCGCGCGGCTGTCCTCGCTTTCGAGCCGGTAGAGCCAGGCCACCGCCGAGCGCAGCGCCCCGTCGTCAACGGCGAGCACGTCGGGGCGGCCGAGCGAGAAGATGAGGAACATCTCGGCGGTCCAGCGGCCGATGCCCTTCACCTCGGTGAGTTTGGCGATGACCTCCTCGTCGGGGAGGGTGACCACGCGCTCGAGGTCGAGCGACCCGTCGGCCACGCGGGCGGCCAGGTCGCGCAGGAACGACGCCTTGCTGCCCGACAGCCCTGCGCCGCGGAGCGTGGCGTCGTCGGCTGCGAGGATGTGCGCGGGCGTTGGGTCGCCACCGAGTGCGGTCACCAGGCGCGCCCAGATCGTCGTGGCCGCCTTGTCGGAGAGCTGCTGCGCCACGATGGCACCCGCAAGCGAGGAGTAGAGGTCCGCCTCGAGCCCCTGCTCGATCGACCCCACGCGCGCGATCAGCGCACCGAGCGTCGCATCGGCGGCCGAGAGGTGGCGCACCTCGGCGGAGCTTGGCGTGTACGAGAGCGTCTTCGGCATGCGCCGATTGTAGCGCGCCGAGGGCGTCCTACCGTTGACGGTGTCAGAGCACGGTCGTACTGTCGGTACGACCAGATGGTACGACCAGGAGGCATCGATGGCGGTCGAGAAGTTCTCCATTTCCCTGCCCGAGGAGCTCGTGGCGGATCTGGATGAGTTTGCGGGTCAGGATGCGCTCACTCGCAGCGGGCTCATCCGTGAGGTGGTCTCCGAGTACGTGTCCAAGCGGCGTTCGGCCACCTACGAGGAGGAACGCCACGCGCGGATCACGCGGGCGATCGAGGGTTTCGAGCGCCTCGCCGATGAGTGGGGTCCCGACGAGCGGAGCTCGTTGGACCTTCTCCATGAGATCAGGGAGGAGTCGCTCGGTGAGGAGTGAGCGAACGCCCATGGTGCTTGATGCGTCGGTTGGGGTGAAGTGGTTCAAGGCGGAGGCCGGTTCCGATGACGCCCGGAAGGTTCTCGCTCTCCACGATGCTCGGCAGGTGCACGTCGTGGTGCCCTCGCAGTTCATGCTCGAGGTGGTTGCCGTTGCCTCCCGGGACAGCGTCGACCGGGGCCGGGAGGTGTGGGCGCTGCTACGGGATGCGGACCTCACCGTTGTCGGCCTGGATGACGCACTAGCCGGCGCGGCCCTTGAGCAGTGCCGGCTCCTCGGCTGCTGCTTCTACGATGCGCTGGCGCCCGGTCTCGCGGCTCTACTCGGCGCTACCCTATACTCGGCTGACGCCAAGGCGCATATGCGTTTTCCCGGCGTGCAGTTGCTCGGCTGACGGTATGCTGTGCACGGGAGGTGCCGACGTGAGCGACGAGTTGATGTCAGGCGCGGATGAGGCGGCCCCGGTGGAGCCGGGAGCGACGGGCGAGACGATCGAGTGGGAGTACCGCGTCCCGCTGCTGACGAGCCGCTTCATGCTTTACGACTTCATCAAGGTCATCATCCTGTCCGTGTTGATCATGTATGTGCTCGTTGCGGTGATGGGCTGGTTCGTCGACGGCGAGTTCGTATGGATGCCTCCCCAGGTGTTCCTCATCGCCAGCGGCGCCATGGCGGGCCTCTTCACGATCGCCTGCCTGCTCCTCGGCAATCACGTCACGATGCAGTTCTCCGTTGGCCCAGACGGTGTGGGTTACGCTTCGGGCACCCGCGAGAAGAAGTGGAATCGCGCGGCGATCATCGTCGGAGCGCTCGCAGGCAGTGCGACCGCAGCCGGCGCGGGGCTGATCGCCTCCTCCCAGGAAGAGGGCGGCTGGCCGTGGGCCGAGCTGCACCGGGCGAACGAATACCCCGGACCGCGGGTGATCACGCTGCGCAACTCATGGCGAGCGGTGCTGCGGTTGCACTGCACGCCGGAGAATTACGAGCAGGTGCGGGCCGCGGTGTTGGCGGGTCTGGCGAAGGGCGCCGCCGAGCGAGTAACGATCGAAGCCGAAGCACCGCCGAGCGTGCCGCGGCCGTGGTACTCATGGGCTGCCGCGGTGGTCGTGCCGGTGGTGGCAGCGATCCTGGTGACCGCGTGGCCGTGGCTGCAGTACGAGGACGGCATGCGATTCGTGGTGTTCTCGGCGCTGCTGCTGATCGTCGCGGGGCTTCTCGGCGGCTGTCTCCGCCGATGGGCTGCCGCGGCGTCTCTGGTACCCACGGCGTATATCGCGTTCCTGACGGTGCGCGAGATGCTCTCGACCTCTGAAGGCTGGTTCCCCGGCGAGATCGTCTACGGCTGGGAGTACGACACGGCGCTGCTCGCGATCACGCTTGCGGGTGAGGCAATGCTCGTGGGGCTCGCGCTATGGCGGCTGTTCAGTCGGGAGCGCGCAGCGGCCGAGGGCTAGGTGGCCGAGTCGACCCAGAGCACCTCGACGCCCGCCGCTTGCGCGACCTCTCGTAGCCTGCGGTCAGCGGTGACGAGCGGTACGTTCTCGGTTTGGGCCAGAGCGACGTACGCGCAGTCGTACACCGAGTGACGGTGCGCTATCGCGATATCGAAGGCGAGCTCAACAAGGTCGGTCGATTCCAACAGCTGGAGATCGATCCGCTGAAGGATGCCCAGCGATTCTCGAACGACTTCGGGCGTGTACTCGCCTCGGTCGGCCTTCTTCCAGAGTGCCTGCGTGCATTCAAGCATGCACCAGTCTGGGGCGACAGGAGTCTCGGACGCCTCGAAGCGCGAGCGGGCATCCGCCGTACCGGCTTCCTCGAGGACGAGCTTGACGAGCACGCTGGCGTCGAAGACCGCGCAGCTCATCGGGAGTCCCGGAACTCACGAATGATCTCGGTCGAGTCAGTCGTGCTCGGAGGGATGCTCGCTCGGAATGCGTCGAGCAGCGCGAGCGACTCCTCCTTGTTGAGGCGCACCGACTTCTTGAGAGTGCGCTTGATCTCGGCCTGAAGCGATCGGCCGTTCTGCTCCGCACGGCTGCGCAGCTGCTCCAGCACCTGTGGGTCGATGTCGCGAATGAGGAAGTCTGTCATGGCGCCCGGCCTTTGCTGACGATGTGGTATCGAAACGATACTACCCATTCTGTTCTTCCCTCCGCAATCGTCGTGCAACTCGTTGTGGGCGCAACCTCGGCTATACTCGCAGGCGACGTGTAACGCGCGGTCACCCGCATCTGAACCGCATCTGACCGGCCGACTCACCCGGAGGCAACAATGCTCGACGGCCGCTACCTTCGCGACAATCTCGAAGCCGTTCGCACCGCACTCGGCACGCGCGCTGGCGGGTGGGACTTCGACCGCTTCGTGGCGCTCGACGACGAGCGTCGCCGGCTGATCGGCGAGGTGGAGAGTCGCCAGGCGCAGCGCAACGACGCTTCCAAGCGCATTGGCGAGCTGATGAAGGCGGGACAGCGCGATGACGCTGAAGCCGCCAAGGAGCAGGTGCGTGTCATCAACGACGAGATCACCGGGCTCGACGCCGATCTCGCCCTGGTTGATGCCGACGTCCGCGAGATGCTCCTCACCATCCCGAACGTTCCCGATGCCAGCGTGCCGGTGGGCGCCGACGAGAGCGACAACGTTGAGATCCGCCGCTGGGGCACGCCGCCGGAGTTCAGCTTCGAACCGGTGGCGCATTGGGATCTCGGTCCGGCCCTCGGCGCGATCGACTTCGAGCGCGGTGTGAAGCTCGCCAAGAGCCGCTTCGTGGTGCTCGGCCGCGACGGCGCGCGCCTCAACCGCGCGCTCATCAACTTCATGCTCGATACCCACGGCGCCAAGGGCTACACCGAGTGGTCGGTGCCGGCGCTCGCCAACGAGGAGACGCTTCTCGGCACGGGCCAGCTTCCCAAATTCGCCGACGACCTCTTCCACACCGACGAGGGGCTGTTCCTGATTCCCACCGCCGAGGTGCAGCTCACCAACCTGCACCGCGACGAGGTGCTCGAGGCCGACACGCTCCCACGCCGCTACTGCGCGTACACGCCGTGCTTCCGCGAGGAGGCGGGCGCGGCGGGCCGCGATACCCGCGGCATGATCCGTGTGCACCAGTTCGACAAGGTCGAGTTGGTGAAGCTCGCCGCCCAGGAGAGTTCGTTCGATGAGCTCGAGGGCATGGTCGCCGATGCCGAGGACATCTTGCAGCAGCTCGGCATCGCCTACCGGACGATCGTGCTTTGCACCTGCGATATGGGCTTCTCGGCAGCTAAGACCTACGACATCGAGGTGTGGCTCCCGAGCTACAACAACTACAAGGAGATCTCGAGCTGCTCCAACTGCACTGACTTCCAGGCGCGTCGGGCAAGCATCAAGTACCGCTCGCCGGGCGAATTCAAGGGTTCGCGTCTCGTGCACACCCTGAACGGCAGCGGGCTCGCGGTGGGCCGAACGCTCGTTGCGGTGCTCGAGAACTATCAGCAGGCCGACGGCTCGGTGGTTGTGCCCGAAGTGCTGCGCCCGTATATGGGCGGCCAGGACGTGATTCGGGGGGAGGCGCGATGAAGCGCGCAGCGCCGTTTGCGATGCTGCTGCTTGTGCTCGCACTTGCGCTGGGTGGATGCGGGGACGACGCAACCGGGGATGCAGCGGACAGCGGTTCCACGGGGACCACCACTTCGGCGATCACCGTTGTGGAGGGCTTTGACGCCATGGCGACCGATGGCGCAAACGAGTCGGCCGCGCTCTCGGCGCTGCCCGCGCTGGCGGAGGCCCAGAAGGAGTCCGGCGAGTGGGACGATGTGGACTGGGAGGCGGTCGACGCTGCCGAGCCCCGGTTCGTCGCGTACATCGTGCGAGTCGAGCTTGCCGACCAGGTCGCGCTGTTCGAGGTTCGTGCCGACGGGATCCCGCACAATCTCTACGGCTACCAGCGGGCCTTCGACAGCGGTTCGATCATCTGGACGGCGGCTGCCGACTCGCAGGGCGCGACAGCGGTAGCTGCGAGCGCGGGGGAGACGCTGGTCACCTCGGCCGTTGAGACAGCGATGCGCGATGCGTTTCCGGAGGACCCGTTCACGGTCTTGGTCGCGGGTTACCGGTTTGCCTACCTCCTCGAGGGGACGGACCCGCTGCTTTTCGAGGTGGCCCCCGACGGCAGTCTCATCTCGGCGAGCAGGTAGCGGACGCGAACCGCAGCGGCGGCGCTAGGCGGTACTCAGCATCCCCAGGAACCTCGGAACGCTCGGCGGCGACGCGTTCTTGTCGGCGGGCATGCCCGCAGTGACCCTCGCCAATGTGATCGACTCGAGTTGCTGCCAGACGAGCGCGTCGAGCTCGTTCCACATCCTGTGCGCGCCGCAGTATCCGGAGCGGTTGCATGCTTGGGGGTCACGGGTGCATTGCGCCAGTGAGAACTCCGGCTCACACGCCCGGATGATCTGCGCCATCGTGATCTCCTCGGGAGTCAACGCGAGCGAGAGCAGATTCTTGTTGTAGCCCTCGTTGCGCACGAGGTTGGCCGCAGTCAGGAACATCACGATGGAAGCGCCGAAGTTCTCCGGCACATCGGCTGCCTCGCACAGATCGCGCACGGAGATCGTCGCCCCCACCGGGATCTGCGCGAGCTCGTACATGATGCGGACGGCATAGTCCGTCCGTCTGGTGATCGCCACCGTACCCCACCTCTCGTGCGCCCCCGCGCATACGAATTGGTCGGAATGGTACCACCATTCGGGGGGCCAGGCGCGCTGTCCTGCCAATCGGCCCTGCCGATTTGGCGAACGGCGACAAACGGAGTGTGAGCGGCATCACATTAACCGAAGGTAACGACGACGTAAGGTTCCCTAGTGCCGACGACGGGCGAGCGTGCTAGCGACGAGCGCGATCGCCTCTTCAGCCGAAGAGGCGAGAAGCAGCAGGTCGGCACCGGCCGCGCGCAGCGACTCGCCCGGGTCCCAGCCCAGCGCGATGACGGTCCTGTCGGCCTTGAGCGCGAGGGCCACCTCGGAGATCGTGCCCGTGCCGCCGGGAAGCGCGATCACCACGTCGCTCGAGAGCACGTTGATGACGTTGCGCGCATCGCCCATACCGGTTCGGATGGCGATATCCACGTGGTGGCTGGCTTCGTCGGCGGTGTCTCCCTTGAGCACGCCGACCACGAGGCCGCCCGCCTCATGCGCGCCGCGGGACGCCTCGTCCATCACTCCGCATGCGCTGCCACCGGTCAACAGCACCCATCCGCGCTCGGCCACGAGTGCGCCCACGCGATAGGCCAACGCCCGCGCGGGTGCATCGAGCGTACGACCGGCCCCCATGACGCCGACGATCGTCTGCATCGAGCGTCACCTCCCGTGCCCATCGTACTCACATGTTGCGCGTCTCGCACGCATTGCTTGACCGGTCGATGCCGACGGCACACACTCGCGGCAGGGTTCAGGGGAGCGCGGGGAGACGCACCGCTGATGGATCTGTTCGCGGGCAAGATGACGCTCTACGCGCTTCTGAGCGCGTTTGCCGCCGCGCCGCTCACGGTCGGG contains the following coding sequences:
- a CDS encoding endonuclease V; the protein is MTLRLRTSLTHPWIITHGEADAVQHRLASVVELRAMPVDGRGSPKIAAGVDVAYTKDGTHAWAAAVAMDREFHVLASAVIEGDPDIPYKRGYLAFREGRLTMEALMSLGVEPDLVFCDGHGVVHERGCGLASHVGVLLGVPTIGVPKTPFHAVDHPPGPHRGDYYVLTKEWGAQGASVRLKAGSKQVYVSPGHLTDLDSALALAMAWSSGRHRVPDPLSAAHTLSVKTRGAG
- a CDS encoding PDDEXK nuclease domain-containing protein — its product is MWRFIIELGGGFAFVARQKRITVDGDDYYLDLLFYHLGMRCFVAVELKSRKLQPADYGQMLLYLRWLDANERGPADEAPVGLILCTDKGLQQTKLLGLDDGEIRAARYITGPLREQMQRRLREAVDALEEGLP
- a CDS encoding ribbon-helix-helix domain-containing protein, whose product is MGYAPGMKTAISIPDDLFVAADALARELGQSRSRLYSQAMREYLARHSADSVTEALDRVCAEIPAADADLARAAARRTLEQVEW
- a CDS encoding type II toxin-antitoxin system PemK/MazF family toxin, with the translated sequence MVIAQGEIWWADLGEPSGSAPGYRRPVVVVQGDSFNRSRISTVVCVPLTSNLRWGDAPGNVVLDAATTGLPKDSVANITQLVTLDRGMLADRVGSFPPHKLDLVLYGIDIVLGR
- a CDS encoding GNAT family N-acetyltransferase; this encodes MSAADGIRVVDVDAQTTDTFLEYARTFGPVHDDSYVSSEDLASFNIAHEPALLALDASGAPLGAVSLLLNGFATEHLARFRILHATDPAAYPLLLDAILLRVPEGIERVYLFLPEHPGDVLESLTAAGFGQCRRAYIMLNASPASMAELDLPGETTFEQAQPIVAKDWANIINTAFHGHPGHFNMTAEQADEMLSQSRVIRAGTLMAHRGGRPAGLVLTLADEHSPYSATVETLAVMPADQHIGMGRALLRAALRAAGRDGRSSVSLSVSTFSKRAMAMYLDAGFNVHDVRVCWEKRLA
- a CDS encoding DNA-3-methyladenine glycosylase, which translates into the protein MPKTLSYTPSSAEVRHLSAADATLGALIARVGSIEQGLEADLYSSLAGAIVAQQLSDKAATTIWARLVTALGGDPTPAHILAADDATLRGAGLSGSKASFLRDLAARVADGSLDLERVVTLPDEEVIAKLTEVKGIGRWTAEMFLIFSLGRPDVLAVDDGALRSAVAWLYRLESEDSRAAIARVGEAWAPYRTCASLYLWQGHALRRTEGWEPPR
- a CDS encoding ribbon-helix-helix protein, CopG family codes for the protein MAVEKFSISLPEELVADLDEFAGQDALTRSGLIREVVSEYVSKRRSATYEEERHARITRAIEGFERLADEWGPDERSSLDLLHEIREESLGEE
- a CDS encoding type II toxin-antitoxin system VapC family toxin, whose product is MRSERTPMVLDASVGVKWFKAEAGSDDARKVLALHDARQVHVVVPSQFMLEVVAVASRDSVDRGREVWALLRDADLTVVGLDDALAGAALEQCRLLGCCFYDALAPGLAALLGATLYSADAKAHMRFPGVQLLG
- a CDS encoding type II toxin-antitoxin system VapC family toxin: MSCAVFDASVLVKLVLEEAGTADARSRFEASETPVAPDWCMLECTQALWKKADRGEYTPEVVRESLGILQRIDLQLLESTDLVELAFDIAIAHRHSVYDCAYVALAQTENVPLVTADRRLREVAQAAGVEVLWVDSAT
- a CDS encoding Arc family DNA-binding protein gives rise to the protein MTDFLIRDIDPQVLEQLRSRAEQNGRSLQAEIKRTLKKSVRLNKEESLALLDAFRASIPPSTTDSTEIIREFRDSR
- the serS gene encoding serine--tRNA ligase, producing MLDGRYLRDNLEAVRTALGTRAGGWDFDRFVALDDERRRLIGEVESRQAQRNDASKRIGELMKAGQRDDAEAAKEQVRVINDEITGLDADLALVDADVREMLLTIPNVPDASVPVGADESDNVEIRRWGTPPEFSFEPVAHWDLGPALGAIDFERGVKLAKSRFVVLGRDGARLNRALINFMLDTHGAKGYTEWSVPALANEETLLGTGQLPKFADDLFHTDEGLFLIPTAEVQLTNLHRDEVLEADTLPRRYCAYTPCFREEAGAAGRDTRGMIRVHQFDKVELVKLAAQESSFDELEGMVADAEDILQQLGIAYRTIVLCTCDMGFSAAKTYDIEVWLPSYNNYKEISSCSNCTDFQARRASIKYRSPGEFKGSRLVHTLNGSGLAVGRTLVAVLENYQQADGSVVVPEVLRPYMGGQDVIRGEAR
- a CDS encoding Rrf2 family transcriptional regulator gives rise to the protein MAITRRTDYAVRIMYELAQIPVGATISVRDLCEAADVPENFGASIVMFLTAANLVRNEGYNKNLLSLALTPEEITMAQIIRACEPEFSLAQCTRDPQACNRSGYCGAHRMWNELDALVWQQLESITLARVTAGMPADKNASPPSVPRFLGMLSTA
- a CDS encoding TIGR00725 family protein, translated to MQTIVGVMGAGRTLDAPARALAYRVGALVAERGWVLLTGGSACGVMDEASRGAHEAGGLVVGVLKGDTADEASHHVDIAIRTGMGDARNVINVLSSDVVIALPGGTGTISEVALALKADRTVIALGWDPGESLRAAGADLLLLASSAEEAIALVASTLARRRH